The following coding sequences lie in one Streptomyces sp. NBC_00510 genomic window:
- the aceE gene encoding pyruvate dehydrogenase (acetyl-transferring), homodimeric type, protein MSDPAQSAQSPSTSPLDRLPDRDAEETAEWRASFDAVIRHAGPDRAAYLLRRVHEYAAASGVPVPGLLSTEPVNTIPAAAQPAFPGDLAMESRITALNRWNAAAMVTRASRLGLGGHIATYASAAWLYEVGFQHFFKGKDWGSSRAGGSGGGSGDQLYVQGHASPGIYARAFLEGRLREEQLDGYRREADGHGLPSYPHPRRLPWLWEFPTVSMGLGPLAAVYQARFNRYLHARGIKDTSASRVWAFLGDGEVDEPESLAALALAAREGLDNLTFVVNCNLQRLDGPVRSNSSIVRELEGRFRGAGWNVVKSLWGEAWDPLLAQDTEGALVRRLGEVPDAQMQTYAARDAAYAREHFFTGDALTRIAAGLTDGRIAELFTESRGGHEPLKVYAAYRAAVEHRGAPTVVLAQTVKGHTLGSDFESRNANHQMKKLTMAQFRRMRDTLELPIPDSALSGDLVPYWHPGEDSEEVRYLRERRAALGGPAPVRRVVAKPLEQPPAAPFEALRKGFGKQEVATTMALVRLVKDLMRDPDTGRRWVPIVPDEARTFGMESLFPTAGIYSPDGQTYEPVDADQLLHYREAENGQLIDEGITEAGSLAQFTAAATAYATHGEPMIPFYIFYAMFGFQRTGDQFWALADQLGRGFVVGATAGRTTMTGEGLQHADGHSHLLASTNPAAVSYDPAFAFEIAVIVREGLRRMYGDRPEDVFYYLTVYNESKRQPAMPDGPSVEEGILRGIYRFRQAQSPGAGPRIQLLSSGTAIHWALEAQELLASEWGVQADVWSVTSWTELRRDALDADRQRIGGEERVPYVTSALSGAPGPVLAVSDWMRQVPDQISQWIEQDYSSLGTDGFGLSDTREAARRYFRVDAGSIVMAALDRLARAGAVTPQTVEQARGRYGWQA, encoded by the coding sequence ATGAGTGATCCGGCGCAGTCCGCGCAGTCCCCCTCGACCAGCCCGCTCGACCGGTTGCCCGACCGCGACGCCGAGGAGACCGCGGAATGGCGGGCGTCGTTCGACGCCGTCATCCGGCACGCCGGGCCCGACCGGGCCGCCTACCTGCTGCGGCGCGTCCACGAGTACGCGGCGGCGTCCGGGGTGCCGGTCCCCGGGCTGCTGTCCACGGAACCCGTCAACACGATCCCCGCGGCGGCCCAGCCGGCCTTCCCCGGCGACCTCGCCATGGAGTCCCGGATCACCGCGCTGAACCGGTGGAACGCGGCGGCCATGGTCACCCGCGCCTCCCGCCTGGGCCTGGGGGGCCACATCGCGACGTACGCGTCGGCGGCCTGGCTCTACGAGGTGGGCTTCCAGCACTTCTTCAAGGGCAAGGACTGGGGGTCCTCCCGGGCCGGAGGCTCCGGGGGAGGTTCGGGCGACCAGCTGTACGTGCAGGGGCACGCGTCACCCGGCATCTACGCCCGCGCGTTCCTGGAGGGCCGGCTGCGCGAGGAGCAACTGGACGGCTACCGCCGCGAGGCCGACGGCCACGGCCTGCCGTCCTACCCCCACCCCCGGCGCCTGCCGTGGCTGTGGGAGTTCCCCACGGTCTCCATGGGTCTCGGCCCTCTCGCGGCCGTCTACCAGGCCAGGTTCAACCGCTACCTCCACGCCCGCGGCATCAAGGACACGTCGGCGTCGCGGGTGTGGGCGTTCCTCGGGGACGGCGAGGTGGACGAGCCCGAGTCGCTGGCCGCGCTGGCGCTCGCCGCGCGCGAGGGTCTCGACAACCTGACCTTCGTCGTCAACTGCAACCTGCAGCGCCTGGACGGGCCGGTGCGGTCCAACTCCAGCATCGTGCGGGAACTCGAGGGACGGTTCCGCGGCGCGGGCTGGAACGTGGTCAAGTCCCTGTGGGGCGAGGCTTGGGACCCGCTGCTGGCGCAGGACACGGAGGGGGCCCTGGTGCGGCGGCTCGGCGAGGTGCCCGACGCCCAGATGCAGACGTACGCCGCGCGGGACGCGGCCTACGCACGCGAGCACTTCTTCACCGGCGACGCGCTGACCCGCATCGCGGCGGGCCTGACCGACGGACGGATAGCCGAGCTGTTCACCGAGTCCCGGGGCGGTCACGAGCCCCTGAAGGTGTACGCCGCCTACCGCGCCGCCGTGGAGCACCGGGGCGCGCCGACCGTCGTCCTCGCCCAGACCGTCAAGGGGCACACCCTGGGCTCCGACTTCGAGTCGCGCAACGCCAACCACCAGATGAAGAAGCTGACGATGGCGCAGTTCCGCCGGATGCGCGACACGCTGGAGCTGCCCATCCCGGACAGCGCGCTGAGCGGGGACCTGGTGCCGTACTGGCACCCCGGCGAGGACTCCGAGGAGGTGCGCTACCTGCGGGAGCGGCGGGCGGCCCTGGGCGGCCCCGCGCCGGTGCGCAGGGTGGTCGCCAAGCCGCTGGAGCAGCCGCCGGCCGCGCCCTTCGAGGCCCTGCGCAAGGGCTTCGGCAAGCAGGAGGTGGCCACCACCATGGCGCTCGTGCGGCTGGTCAAGGACCTCATGCGCGACCCCGACACGGGGCGGCGCTGGGTGCCGATCGTCCCCGACGAGGCGCGGACCTTCGGCATGGAGTCCCTCTTCCCGACGGCCGGGATCTACTCCCCCGACGGCCAGACCTACGAGCCCGTCGACGCCGACCAGTTGCTGCACTACCGCGAGGCCGAGAACGGGCAGCTGATCGACGAGGGGATCACCGAGGCCGGGTCGCTGGCGCAGTTCACGGCCGCCGCGACCGCCTACGCCACGCACGGCGAGCCCATGATCCCGTTCTACATCTTCTACGCGATGTTCGGGTTCCAGCGGACGGGCGACCAGTTCTGGGCCCTGGCCGACCAGTTGGGGCGGGGCTTCGTGGTCGGCGCGACCGCGGGGCGTACGACGATGACGGGCGAGGGCCTGCAGCACGCCGACGGGCACTCGCACCTGCTGGCCTCCACCAACCCCGCCGCCGTGAGCTACGACCCTGCGTTCGCCTTCGAGATCGCCGTGATCGTCAGGGAGGGGCTGCGGCGGATGTACGGCGACCGGCCCGAGGACGTCTTCTACTACCTGACGGTCTACAACGAGTCGAAGCGGCAGCCTGCGATGCCCGACGGGCCGTCGGTCGAGGAGGGGATCCTGCGGGGCATCTACCGCTTCCGGCAGGCGCAGTCCCCCGGCGCCGGGCCACGGATCCAGCTGCTGTCCTCCGGCACGGCGATCCACTGGGCGCTGGAGGCCCAGGAGCTCCTCGCGTCCGAGTGGGGGGTGCAGGCGGACGTCTGGTCGGTGACCTCCTGGACGGAGCTGCGCCGCGACGCGCTCGACGCCGACCGGCAGCGGATCGGTGGTGAGGAGCGCGTCCCGTACGTGACCTCGGCGCTGTCGGGGGCGCCCGGGCCCGTCCTGGCGGTCAGCGACTGGATGCGGCAGGTGCCCGACCAGATCAGCCAGTGGATCGAGCAGGACTACTCCTCCCTCGGCACGGACGGCTTCGGCCTGTCGGACACCCGGGAGGCGGCTCGCCGCTACTTCCGGGTGGACGCCGGGTCGATCGTGATGGCCGCCCTGGACCGGTTGGCGCGCGCCGGAGCGGTCACCCCGCAGACGGTGGAGCAGGCCCGCGGCCGATACGGCTGGCAGGCCTGA
- a CDS encoding NAD(P)H-binding protein — protein sequence MRVVVAGAGGLLGSRTVARLRDHGVEVVPLPDCDRPGAVTDRDLAEALRGADIVVDVTDTPSPAEPVSLQYFRTATARLLAAAEAAGAEHHVVLSFMGAERLLSGYFRAKLLLEEQVRRSPVPHSIVRAALSFECVEAMAVAGADQGGEVRVAPALVRPVSADDIAAAVARVAVGVPLFGTLEVAGPQEFALDELTAELLTATGDDRKVVTDEHAWFFGAELQRRSLLPGADAHVGHTTFREWLTQR from the coding sequence ATGAGAGTCGTTGTCGCAGGGGCCGGCGGTCTGCTCGGTTCCAGGACGGTCGCCAGGCTGCGGGACCACGGGGTGGAGGTCGTCCCCCTGCCCGACTGCGACCGGCCCGGAGCCGTCACGGACAGGGACCTCGCCGAAGCGCTGCGCGGCGCCGACATCGTGGTCGACGTCACCGACACGCCCTCGCCCGCCGAACCGGTCAGCCTGCAGTACTTCCGCACCGCCACCGCGCGCCTGCTGGCCGCGGCCGAGGCGGCGGGGGCCGAGCACCACGTGGTCCTCTCCTTCATGGGGGCCGAGCGGCTGCTGTCGGGCTACTTCCGCGCGAAGCTGCTGCTGGAGGAGCAGGTGCGGCGCTCCCCGGTCCCCCACTCGATCGTCCGTGCCGCCCTGTCCTTCGAGTGCGTCGAGGCGATGGCCGTGGCGGGCGCGGACCAGGGCGGCGAGGTGCGCGTCGCGCCCGCACTGGTGCGGCCCGTGTCGGCGGACGACATCGCGGCGGCGGTCGCGCGCGTGGCGGTGGGAGTGCCGCTGTTCGGCACCCTGGAGGTCGCCGGGCCGCAGGAGTTCGCGCTCGACGAGCTCACCGCCGAGCTGCTGACCGCCACGGGCGACGACCGGAAGGTCGTCACCGACGAGCACGCGTGGTTCTTCGGCGCCGAGCTGCAGCGACGGTCCCTGCTCCCCGGAGCGGACGCCCACGTGGGCCACACGACGTTCCGCGAGTGGCTCACGCAACGGTGA
- a CDS encoding cupin domain-containing protein — translation MLQDAKPPFIPEGASGMTIAVEWPPGDPGTPPHRHSGPAFGYVLEGAVRFELEGEPERIVEAGGTFWEPGGDVIHYQDGNALPDARTRFVVTMLCAPGQPMLTLVDDGELAQRAHLRAPRPPRTGA, via the coding sequence ATGCTGCAGGACGCCAAGCCGCCCTTCATCCCCGAGGGCGCCTCGGGGATGACGATCGCCGTCGAGTGGCCCCCCGGCGACCCCGGGACCCCGCCCCACCGCCACTCCGGGCCGGCCTTCGGGTACGTGCTCGAAGGAGCGGTCCGGTTCGAGCTCGAAGGCGAGCCGGAACGGATCGTCGAGGCCGGTGGGACCTTCTGGGAGCCGGGCGGGGACGTCATCCACTACCAGGACGGCAACGCCCTGCCGGACGCGCGGACCCGGTTCGTCGTGACCATGCTGTGCGCGCCCGGCCAGCCGATGCTCACCCTGGTCGACGACGGGGAACTCGCCCAGCGCGCCCACCTGCGCGCCCCGCGCCCGCCGCGGACCGGCGCGTGA
- a CDS encoding TetR/AcrR family transcriptional regulator, with protein sequence MTTSAPDGGAQQECGPRYGGLRADAVRNRRRIRTAAADLLAEQGAGVSLDRIARLAGVSNATLYRHYASREELLTDVAEQIAAVAAAAEARLATSDPLVAFRGFLEALASARPAALYCLPEGAAEGPRARVAGATRRLLSRAQRSGRVREDITAEDVLAVVAQLGRPLPGATWRATEDRCPRLVRQYVDGLVVPASRTPHEPYHLPRR encoded by the coding sequence GTGACCACTTCCGCACCGGACGGCGGAGCGCAGCAGGAGTGCGGGCCGCGCTACGGCGGGCTGCGGGCCGACGCGGTGCGCAACCGCCGCAGGATCCGTACGGCCGCCGCCGACCTGCTCGCCGAACAGGGCGCGGGCGTGTCGCTTGACCGGATAGCCCGCCTGGCCGGGGTCAGCAACGCGACGCTCTACCGCCACTACGCCAGCCGGGAGGAACTGCTGACCGACGTGGCCGAGCAGATCGCGGCCGTGGCCGCGGCCGCCGAAGCACGGCTGGCCACGAGCGATCCCCTGGTCGCGTTCCGCGGTTTCCTGGAAGCCCTGGCGTCCGCGCGGCCGGCCGCCCTGTACTGCCTGCCCGAAGGGGCCGCCGAGGGGCCGCGGGCCCGTGTGGCCGGCGCGACGCGGCGGCTGCTGTCCCGCGCGCAGCGTTCGGGACGCGTACGTGAAGACATCACCGCCGAGGACGTCCTCGCCGTCGTGGCGCAGCTCGGCCGCCCCCTGCCGGGCGCCACCTGGCGGGCCACCGAGGACAGGTGCCCGCGCCTGGTCCGGCAGTACGTGGACGGCCTGGTCGTGCCCGCCTCCCGGACGCCGCACGAGCCGTACCACCTGCCCCGGCGTTGA